In the Euwallacea fornicatus isolate EFF26 chromosome 30, ASM4011564v1, whole genome shotgun sequence genome, ataaaaaatattttatggtgTTAAGaccgtttatttatttatttatttaaaatacctacatttatttaattttattatgttacaCATATTAGGAAGACCTTTGAGATGTTCTGttacatttgagttttttttttcattaagtaATGTGATATGCGCAACAAAAACGTGTTAAGACACATAGTGGCATTCCTATTTGAATATATTTGTACTGCTGATAGTAGTTTTATTTGGTTATACGTTTTAGCTATTAAGGTTGACCAGATGTACAGTTTTGTTATGCTTTTGCTGAAGCGGAAGAAATGTTCGGattgttttcttttagtaGCTATTATTACCTGTTATTTGTATTTACTAAGTCAACCAAATATGAACGTAAAAAATAGCAGCATATCATGTGCAAGTGATCACTTGCAGAGGATTGTTGCCGAATCCTTGTGTATTTGTTAAAACTAGTGAATTACGTGAATTACGTAGGGATAGACAGTTTACCCCTTTGTTCATATATATAGTTACACTCCGTGTATTAGCTTAgtatttttctaagaaaataaaatgtttgaaaacatttcaGTACAAAATTTCTATGATGAATAAAGGAATAGCATATCATTTTAAGTTACTCCCGACGAAAGGATCCACCTGAAAACGCACGtttctcttaaattttatttaaacaagtGAATTTACTTCACCAAATAATCCAGAAACATCAACgaatttcttgacaatttAGTGTTTTGatcttaatttaatataacttttAAAGTCAAAAGTCTCATCTCTGGCTCTTTGTCGGCCGAAATTGTTACATTTGAATAGTACGATCGCGACTTCCCCATTGACTAATCAGAAAGTCAACCTTCAGATCTACGCCGATGCATGGAACATCTATAAGACTCACTGAGTAGTCTCGCATAGTTGATCATGGTTTATTAAGTTGAGTTTTACCCGGTAGTCATAAATAGTGCTGGAATTGCGCATATTTGTTGGTGTATCAAAAAGTAGAACAATTCTCACTGGGACattctgtataaaaaaaaaactaataaaacttaaatagGTTTTATTCACAATTAATGgcgattttaaaatatatgagGCATACCTATGCCAAATTCATTGAAAGCACCAATGTTCAAAGCTAAACACATCAGAATAAATGTGGTACAATGTGTTTGTcgatatatttaatataaaagtaaCATAAAAACAGTAAGTATATAAcgctaaaaattttcgaattactTAGCATACCTACGTATTTATATGGCAACTGTTTGATCAATACCTATCAAATGAGCAATctaaaaactacataaaagTAAGGAAACTTTCTTGATGTTTTGGTGGATGCCCATGTgtgtatacatacatacatatcaAATCTTTGggcacaatttgaaaaataaatagaaaaaatgtggTCAACTAATACGTATATCGTGCATTAGTTAATATACTCGCGGGATAATAatcatataattattatacacATCTAATTCTTCAACAATTTGGACGTAACGATGGCGTTAGATCAGACTTTAATTAAGAGGGGTGACTACTTAGATCTATTAAAATCACGACAAATTGACTCTAAAAGTTTTGTTGGTAAATAGAGTAGGTACCATATAGAATTACTCCTTGCTTTAACTAAATGCATTGCATATATGTTGCCACATATTCCATTGATTACTTAGCTCGATAAAAGTGATACCAAAAACGAATACTCCGTATATGATATATGACGTAAAACATAatcaaacagaaaaaataaagtaggAGGAAGTAACAAGCAAAGAGAGATAAAAGGAATAAAGATAACGTCACATACACATGTAAacttattaatataataagtATCTGAaaccataattaaaaaaccaaaGTTAAACTTTCATTCTtcataaaagttgtaaaaTGTTGTTTCTTTAGGCAGTTGTGTTAATTGGTGCAGTAATTTCCATATTGGCGACGCCCTGTATAAGGCCGGCGTTGGCATTGAAATCCGCGGACGACACTATGGGCATCGAAGAGGCACTCTGAAAACTTGCTTCTTCGAGGTCTCCTTGCAGTTTTGATAGGGGAGGGCATTGCTTAACTACCGATTGGATCGTGTGGAGAACCTGCGAATATCCCACGGTTATTATGAAGTTTTATAATGCAGAAGAACATGTCTCCACAATAATACGATCACGAAAATCTaaatagttttcaataatCCCTCATCACTTCGACTCGAAGGTTTCCAAGGTAAAAATCTAGTACTCGCAATGCATTAACCAGGTTTTCGGTGTCTGGTTTTATAAGGCtgattaattaaatgttcCATGTCTATAAATTCCGAATAAAAAGAgttgggaaaaaataaaactcagGTGGCAGTGCAATGGCCTTGCGGTTCATTAATCCTTAATCCAATCTTATGTAAACATGTGATGTTAAACTGGTGCATAATGTAAACAGTTTAACAGCGGGGAGTAATTTTAATCAGATTTGCATGGTAATTTTCAGGTATGATGTATTCATCCTTATGAATTCTTTCTTAAAACAGTATTATTCTTACATGGAGATCTTCATCGCCATTGGATACTACGAAGGCAGTCAAGAGTCGAAAATTTGTAGCACTAAAGAAGACGCAACAAATCAATTACttgaaattaaatcaaatagaAGCAAAGTAGGATGACCCCAAGATGTACTTCAAGTTGTCTAGATAAACATAAATCTTATGCCATATTAGCAGTAGAAACGAAGCAGAAAATGGACCGGAACAATGATAGCAATGTAGCCAAGACCAGATAGAGGAAAAGTATTTAATATGATAAATTGCTGTGACccttgcaatttttaaactaaataggTTAGCTTTCCTCCATCTCATACCTCTAAAGCGTTGTCAATGGCATCGTATTGCCTTTTGGCTTCTTTTACTGCCTCTTTCAGACTTTCGGTCAGTACTTGCTTGCCAGCTAAAAACTCTTGATTTAGTTCCTTCAACCGCTTATCTTTCTCCATTAGTTGGCTTCGTAGTTCTGGAATCTGTTGTAAGCCACGTTTGCATTTAATACACTGCACGGCTGTGAAATGTGTCTCCCTTACCGCCTTCCCATATACAGAAATCCTAGCAATGACCTCTGATGATAAAACGTCTCCATTTTCCTGATACTTCGTAACTTCGTGCTCTACTTCCTCTTCTTTCTCGCGCATCTCCAGCTCAGCTTTTGATAATGCAGTAGATAAATCACAGACATCCTggtttaatttctaaaatttgaacTGAAACTCACCGAAATTCGCCGAAGATTAAAGTTAACTCACCTCGATTTGTTCcctttgtttatttaattccaCCTTAACACTATCTAATTCGCCATTTTTCTTGCCCAGCTGGTTCATCAGCTCCTTAACTTCAGCTTTCAGTCGAGCTCCCAAAATCTCCCAGTCTTTCAATTGCTTGACTACCAATTTGTTAGTCTCTTTTTGCTTGTCCACCTGCTCCGTTAAGCTGTCTCTTTGATCTGGAATTTCAATACCCACAATGAGTAAAGTCGTTTAGGAATTTAAGCATTTACTACCTTGAAGTTCACTCATACAATCTTCGTTCTCAATTTGTATGATTCTTATCACTTTGAGTAACCTTGTAGTAACGTTATCCACTTCGATAACTTGGTCCACAAGTGAAATTGGAGGGAAGATTTCACCTGTAAAGACATTCGAGTTAACTAAACTTAATATTTCAGAAACTTACTTAGTGAAAATATGTCGCTGGTGAATGATGTATTGAGACTAGTCGGCTCTGAGTACTGTCTATTGAAGTAGTAATTGGAAACGTCTTTGAGACTCTCACTGTGAGTTAATCTGGAACTGAGCATACTGCCATGGCCAGAGGAAATCATGTTGTGAGAATATCCTgaaaaaagtagaaatttgCTACTGCAAAGGCAAGGTGTTGGCAATGAATGTACCATCCGGGATGACCACATCCTCCAGGACGTGCTCCATCATGAGGCAAGGCTCAGTCTCAGAATCCAACATTTCATTAGAGCTACTTCGGTCACATAGACTATCTTTTCTTCTGCTGCTATCTCTTCCCGAGGTTGCGTTCTTTATCGCGTTTATGACGGCAGACACAAAGGAAGATCCTTTTaaaaaacagatttaaaaaaaggtaagCTAATTTTACGCTTCGCTCAACCTTTTCCATTAGGCGATAGCTTCTGATCCCCAAACTGCCTGGACTTCTCAGGAGTAGATTCCACACTACTACCATTATTATACACTTCGTTATGGAAAATTACATCGTCGAGTTCTTGTTCCGAGATGCTGTAAGCACCGATCAGTTCATCTGCCAATGCGCTGAGTCGATCGATCAAAGACGACAGAGCTACAGAAGCACCAGAGACGGTGCTCCCTTGATGCACTAAAAGCTCCCTGCTTTTGGCTTCTAGATTTGCTATCCTGGCTTGGAGGCCCAGGTTTTCCAGGCGTCGTTGCTCGCACAGTCTAGAAAGCTGCTTACACTCCTCATGACGCTCACTAAGATCTTTGTCTTTCAGGGACATGATTTGCTGtttgtttggaaaattgtTTAGGCGAAAACCTTACTACTTTTTTACTTCACTTACTTGCAACTTTTTTACTTCATTTTCTGCGTCTTTTAGAGCATCTGCCAGCGTGCTCTTCTCAGCTTGCATGAATTCCTGCAACTCGATGCTTTCCGCCTCTAAATCTTGGTGCTGCTGCAGGATGGATTTTTGTGCTGCCAAGCTCTTTTCTAAACATCGAAGtcaatttgcaaaattcgAAAAGCACACAGTAACTCACCTAAATCTAACTGGAAGGAACGACAATAATTGTTCAGTCTGGCGATCTCTTCTTCTTGCTGAATTATCACTTGACTAACGTTTTGGAAGCGATTTTCTAGGACTAATAAGCTATCactagaagcggcagtttCTGTAATCATGATAAGGACTTATTTGATTTTCTAGCTACTTCGCTGGACTTGATATAAAGTGGAGATCAGTGCAACTTCACGCATAATATATCAATTCAAGTCAAGCAGCTTAACGGTCCGTTCAGTACTTGGAAAATCTAGCAGCAGTAGTAGCATTGAATAAATTGcttgaaaaatactttatatgtGTAATAAGTGCGTAATGTACAACAACATACCTTCCTGTCCATCACTTTCTGCTTGTCCTAAAATAGCCAACACCCTTTGG is a window encoding:
- the corn gene encoding myosin-13, yielding MNSTMELESSDPTPPLPTNDPPEAFAQPTEDPPDAESTVHGFLNVTTNTTVIERPLDVPMDPKRNFCEGSDSGVEVVDTVDFHRALSSNSGASQDCDNACARSRDSSISYCSNYEEAYSILVRKNSTLLEDYTLRNGDVTSENGSESSSLSGSHGSSRRNHVGSIKKKPGGAVDKKKEAVTLSKERARSKPPMTPASRNSLSCSTAASRLKSVERVQIKPTTSPRANSVSRAKPNNLDLGKLASRRPASAVRANLGRVHAITPVEDSRSPSNKPPPSMVGSYRDPRPKFSQTDNKTIEKYATLPRRRKEKPIESAINKSPSTQTASSKKSSTKEIIPSRMFSSLYLPKSKARTKIYHEINVQTALTMCDIDNALAGKMVCSKDPEERDRCFKEVQVDIRDKEMESLREQLKRLGDKYESLANAHKEQTEKLKETEDKLKDQRLEKEGLIEELNNNSQRVLAILGQAESDGQEETAASSDSLLVLENRFQNVSQVIIQQEEEIARLNNYCRSFQLDLEKSLAAQKSILQQHQDLEAESIELQEFMQAEKSTLADALKDAENEVKKLQQIMSLKDKDLSERHEECKQLSRLCEQRRLENLGLQARIANLEAKSRELLVHQGSTVSGASVALSSLIDRLSALADELIGAYSISEQELDDVIFHNEVYNNGSSVESTPEKSRQFGDQKLSPNGKGSSFVSAVINAIKNATSGRDSSRRKDSLCDRSSSNEMLDSETEPCLMMEHVLEDVVIPDGYSHNMISSGHGSMLSSRLTHSESLKDVSNYYFNRQYSEPTSLNTSFTSDIFSLSEIFPPISLVDQVIEVDNVTTRLLKVIRIIQIENEDCMSELQDQRDSLTEQVDKQKETNKLVVKQLKDWEILGARLKAEVKELMNQLGKKNGELDSVKVELNKQREQIEKLNQDVCDLSTALSKAELEMREKEEEVEHEVTKYQENGDVLSSEVIARISVYGKAIPELRSQLMEKDKRLKELNQEFLAGKQVLTESLKEAVKEAKRQYDAIDNALEVLHTIQSVVKQCPPLSKLQGDLEEASFQSASSMPIVSSADFNANAGLIQGVANMEITAPINTTA